TGTGCCCTTCCTGGACACTGTTCTCTACTTGCTGGGGATCACTCGCGAAGAGGTCGAGGCGGCCGACGGCGAGGGCGAGGAGCACTGACCGACCGCAGTACGCGGCCGACGTACGAGGCCCCGGCGCGGGATCCGCGCCGGGGCTGTTTCACGCGCCAGGGCCGTTTCACGCAGCGCGGCGGGGCTGTTCCACGCAACGGCGTCTCCGCGCGGGAGCGTGCTCACGCGAAGGGTCGGCCCGCGTGCGGGGGCCGCGTGCTGCGGCCGGCTCATGCGCGGGGCAGAGGTCAGTCGTGCGGCGCCCAGTAGTCGAGCAGCGTGCCCACGCCGTGCTCCACGGACTTCCAGGAGCCGCTGAAGCCGACGATCGCGTACCCCGCGGTCGGAAAGCCGCCCTGCGTCATCCGCGCCAGCGCGTCACCCTCGACCTTGCCGGCGAGGGCGTCGGCAAGCGCGTGGATCCCGGGGTTGTGGCCGATGACGAGAAGGTCGTTCACCTCGTCCGGAGTCTCGGCCAGTAGCGCGAGAAGATCGCCGAGTGATGCCTCGTACAGCCGCTCCTCGTACACCGTCCTGGGGCGGTGCGACAGCTCGTGCACAGCCAGTTTCCAGGTCTCGCGGGTTCTGATCGAGGTCGAGCACAGAGCCAGGTCGAAGGCGATACCGGTGTCGGCGAGCCTGCGGCCGGCCACAGAGGCTTCCATGCGCCCCCGGTCGGCGAGCGGGCGCTCATGGTCGGACACCTGGGGCCAGTCGGCCTTCGCATGCCGGAGGAGGACGATCCTGCGGGACTCGGGAGATCCGGGGGGTGTCCCCTCGGAAGACACAGCGGCGCTCATGCTCCCCAGCTTCGCATGAAATGAGCCAGCGGGCGCAGGGCGTTGACCGGCTCCCCCCACGAAGGGTGAGTCCGTCAGCGGGACAGGGTCTGCTGGATGCGGTCGATCAATTGGCCGACTGCCGGATCGCCGCCCGCGGCGTGCGCCTGGCCCGGGTCCGCGATCAGCAGAAGCAGTACGACGAAGGCGAGCATGGGCAGTGCGAGTGCCCACCACGGCAGCCGGATGTCGACGCTGCCCGCAGCCTTGGCGTGGGACCGGGTGTGCGTATGGGCCGACATTGGCCGCCTCCGTAGGTCTGCGGTTTGTTGCTTCAAACCTACGGATCACGTACTCGCGGGCCCATCCGGTGACCCACCCACTTCACCCTGAGCCTGACCCCCTAGGGGTTGCTGGTGCCAGCCCCACCACCGGGCTGCGGACGCAGGTCCAACGCCCCTGTCAGGGTGAGGCGATGGACGCGATCACGGCGATCACCACGGTGATGGCGATCATCGTGCCGAAGATGTAGAGGAGCTTTTTCTGGCCATTCGGGGGATTCGGGTCGAGCACAGGCATGGTGCCAGTCTCGCATCTCAGCATTCGTCCTCGATCGTCCGGTCCCGGCCGGCCAGGATGCCGACGGCGATCTGCGGCACGATCAGCCCCGCCATCAGCGCGATCGGCAGCCCCCAGCCGCCGCTGTGCTGGTAGAGCATGCCCACCAGCAGTGGTCCGGGGATGGAGATCAGATAGCCGGTGGACTGCGCGAAGGCCGAGAGCCGTACGACGCCGGTGCCGGTCCTCGACCGCAGGCCGATCATGGTGAGGGCGAGTGGGAAGGCACAGTTGGAGATGCCCAGCAGCAGCGCCCAGGCCCACGCTCCGGCGGCCGGCGCGAGGAACAGGCCCGCGTACCCGGTCAGTCCGCACAGGCCGAGGGCGACGACGATCGGGCCCTGGGTCCTCATCCGGGTGGCCAGCCGCGGAATGACGAAGGCGAGCGGCACACCCATGGCCATGGTCACGGCGAGCAGCACACCGGCCTTGCCGGCCGGGACCCCCGCGTCACGGAAGATCTGCGGCATCCAGCCCATGGTGATGTACGCGCCGGTGGCCTGGAGGCCGAAGAAGCAGCCGAGTGCCCATGCGGTGGGGCTGCGGGTGATCCGCGGGGTCCGGGTGCCCTGGACAGGTGTGGCCGCAGCGCTCCGCGCGGCCGCTCCGCGGTCGC
This portion of the Streptomyces sp. NBC_01750 genome encodes:
- a CDS encoding SixA phosphatase family protein, which translates into the protein MSAAVSSEGTPPGSPESRRIVLLRHAKADWPQVSDHERPLADRGRMEASVAGRRLADTGIAFDLALCSTSIRTRETWKLAVHELSHRPRTVYEERLYEASLGDLLALLAETPDEVNDLLVIGHNPGIHALADALAGKVEGDALARMTQGGFPTAGYAIVGFSGSWKSVEHGVGTLLDYWAPHD
- a CDS encoding SGM_5486 family transporter-associated protein, which gives rise to MPVLDPNPPNGQKKLLYIFGTMIAITVVIAVIASIASP
- a CDS encoding CynX/NimT family MFS transporter; translation: MSDETQTLSPATTDRTAVETPASRPAAWLTRLVLVGIVLAALNLRPAITSLGALLEEARVGLHMSGTVAGVLTSVPALCFALFGIAAPRLSRRFGAGAVVCAGMAAIATGLLIRPFAGGTAGFLAASALALMGIAVGNVLMPVIVKRYFPDRVGPMTGLYSMALALGTSAAAATTVPMTEALGGSWRVGLGIWAVLAALAVLPWAGLVRDRGAAARSAAATPVQGTRTPRITRSPTAWALGCFFGLQATGAYITMGWMPQIFRDAGVPAGKAGVLLAVTMAMGVPLAFVIPRLATRMRTQGPIVVALGLCGLTGYAGLFLAPAAGAWAWALLLGISNCAFPLALTMIGLRSRTGTGVVRLSAFAQSTGYLISIPGPLLVGMLYQHSGGWGLPIALMAGLIVPQIAVGILAGRDRTIEDEC